Proteins encoded in a region of the Thunnus thynnus chromosome 8, fThuThy2.1, whole genome shotgun sequence genome:
- the LOC137187327 gene encoding phospholipase A2 inhibitor and Ly6/PLAUR domain-containing protein-like, with amino-acid sequence MLKLILSLTLIWTLSSTAEALECWVGDGTDIKQQTLRLCGSTELCATVALQGSMLGKLSQNTSRLCLSTFFVREGQHTFSFNIAFATMSASVHVCSTDRCNSEDIPYPGVQKKNNLQCFAFNYPFSAAYDKTVQCVGTEDRCFNGTVAHEGETMHTYGCASANLCDVAPLFKVIPDWPFKFLSEPKCCGRSFCNSASSVKLNVIPLLFGLITLVVSQIHLSSSHSFTQ; translated from the exons ATGTTGAAGCTGAtcctgtctctcactctcatctGGACACTCTCCAGCACAG CTGAAGCTCTTGAGTGTTGGGTTGGTGATGGGACTGACATAAAGCAACAGACCTTACGTCTATGTGGCTCGACTGAGCTGTGTGCAACTGTTGCCCTTCAAG GAAGTATGCTTGGGAAACTCTCACAGAACACCTCCAGGTTGTGTTTGTCAACCTTCTTTGTCCGTGAAGGACagcacacattttcttttaatattgcTTTTGCAACCATGTCTGCATCTGTTCATGTGTGCAGCACAGATCGCTGCAACAGTGAAGACATTCCTT ACCCTGGTgttcagaagaaaaacaacctgCAGTGTTTCGCCTTTAATTATCCATTTTCTGCCGCATATGACAAGACAGTACAGTGTGTGGGAACAGAGGACCGCTGCTTTAATGGGACTG TGGCACATGAGGGTGAAACAATGCATACCTATGGATGTGCCTCTGCAAACCTCTGTGACGTTGCTCCTCTCTTTAAGGTCATACCTGATTGGCCTTTTAAATTCCTTAGTGAACCAAAATGTTGTGGAAGAAGCTTCTGTAACTCAGCCTCATCTGTCAAACTGAATGTGATCCCTTTGCTGTTTGGACTCATTACTCTTGTCGTGAGCCAAATACATCTGTCATCATCTCACTCATTTACACAGTGA